In Chaetodon auriga isolate fChaAug3 chromosome 22, fChaAug3.hap1, whole genome shotgun sequence, the genomic window TGGTAATGGTGGGAAACTCTGCAGAGAGCAGGCGGACGCAAGGCTGAAAAAACAGTCCAGTGCAGACCTTAATGTAGAAACAGCTCTTCATTTAGTAAATGAACTGCTCCACTTAGAAAACATCAGTCACCCAAAGATCGATTCGTGTTGCCTGATGCctctggtctgtttttttttcttctgaatcACTGAAATAATCTAAGTTGCCACGTGTACTCTCTGCTTTCCCTTTGTCTTCTTCAGGAGTAAACCGTGTCGATACTTTGACGAGGGTCGTGGAACGTGCCCTTTCGGCTCAAATTGCTTCTACAAGCACGCCTTTCCTGATGGACGGCTGGAGGAGGCTCAACCCCAGCGAAGACAGACTGGATCCAACAGCAGGAACCGGGTAAGAGCTCACACTCGCTCCCAGAATGTTGTCATTTCACCAGAAAGTACTCCTAAAAGTACTGTACATTCGATTGTCACAGATTGTATTGTCATAATCACCAAAGTGTTCTTGGTAGCAGTACATGTCACCAGTGTCAAAGCCACTACTCTGCTCTTACTCTACTAATAACAGCACCACCTCAACTGTAGCACCCTCTGCTGGATGTTGTTGGTGTGGCCAGTATACCCACATCCTGAACACACTACCTTGTTAAAAAGGTTCTGTGTTCATCCAGTGTGTTGAGTGACTGCATGATGGGGCCGTGTTAATGAATTTCCTGAGTGAAATGGGTTTGAGGACATCTGTAGGCTGAAGCATGTGAAGATTTGTAATTGTAACCACAGAGCATTTCTCCCAGTGGGCTGCTGACAGCGCCGTCAGCTGAAGAGTCAATCGAAATAAGCAGCAGTAGAGGAGATCGTACCAGAGCAGAGAGCGTTAGAGCAGCCAACAGACTGGAATTGCACTGCCCTCCATTAGGAATGCTTCAACACAGATGTCGGATATCTGTGTGATATTGAAGCAAATGGCTAGATCGGGTATCTGTGACTGTGGATCTTACATGTACCCCACACTGTGTCACATGAAGCTGTTTTCCCGAGAATACATTCTTGTTTGAAGATAAAACTCTTTACCTTTTCCCTCCAGAACTCAAGGCGAACACCGCTGTGGGACATCTTTGACGAGCGGGAAAGCACTGACTCCTTTGACAACGAGGACGAGGAGATGGTGACGTTTGAGCTGAGCGAGATGCTCCTCATGCTGCTCGCCGCAGGAACCGACGACGAGGTGACAGATTCAGAGGATGAATGGGACTTGTTTCACGAGGAGCTGGACGATTTCTATGAGATTTACCTATAGCAACCCCACCCACTAACACCCCCCAACCTGTATACTACACACTAGAATGGACTGTCTTGTGCGAGTGATGGACAGTAGCTTTTCCCCCACCCCCCTGTATTGTGGCAGTGCCTTTAAGCAGGCCATTAATAAATGAACTtataaaagatttaaaaaaacaaaaaaagaacaacaagtCAGTGCACTCGTGCTAAACATTTTCTAGACATCTATCCTCGTGGGTCTATCTTGTGCGGTTCATGTTAAGaggtaaaataataaaatgacaaaaagaactCAATATAAGATTTAACAAAAATTCTAACTTTCTTCAAGTATTGCTAATAAACATTGTCAAGTTTATTTGTGGGTGTGGGTTTGACTTGTTTATCATCTACCCAGGTGTAATACATACTTCTCTGAGGATGCACTCGAACTTACTCAGCACCATTTACTGTAATCGTGATGGGCATGTTGTAAGATTTTACCAACGGTTTTTGAAGGCCGGAACTTCTCGTTTTTCTTATTAAAGCTGCTGATAGCCAATATATTGTGCTGATGTTTAATACATTTACCATAATCGTTTTCATGTTGTACTGAAAGGTATTTCATGTGGCCCCAAGGAATCTCACCTTTTTTCAGGGTTATAAGGCCTTTCATGAGGCATTTAGATcataatgaaacacaaactgtcCATCAAAGTCAAAACCATGACACTCTTGTAGGGTTTGGCTGTTTAAAACAGGGTGACCACCAGCCCTCATCCTTCATCTAGGGCTGCGATACACTGTAATAGGTCCTAGAACAGGCCAAGGGGTAAACATGCCAAGTGGCCAAGGGCGAAGTGACCCACCCACCTTCCTCTTCAaacccctctctctcacacacacacacacacacacacacacacacacacacctgtgcaccCGTTGAATTATTCTGGGAAACATACTGCCTTTGAATGAAGAATGAATTTactgtgctgtgaaatgtgacGTGAGGTTTTCCAGAtacttctgtctttctgtgatCTAACTACCTAGTTTTGCAAAAAACAAGTCCACCTGAGTTCACATGAACTGCTACATCAACCAAATGTATAAAATAAAGATGCACAACTTCATTTGAAATCTGTTCCCTTCCACCATCCTAAGTCTCAGCATCCAGAAACTCCTGTGGTAACGGCAAGGCCTTCCTCAAAATCAGGTTAAAGGAGCAGTGTGTAAGCTTTAGAGGGATCTGATGGCAGAACTGAAATCTAATATtcagaaatatgttttcatttgtgtgtagTCACCTGAAACTGAGAATCTTTGTGTTGTCGTTAGCTTAGAATGAGCCCTTCATATCTACATAGGGAGCAGGCTCTCTTTCATGGAGCCTGTCATGTTGTGCtgccatgtttgtacagtaggCCAGAAGTGACAAACCAAACACCGGTTCTGGGGAAGGTTATTCAGTTGGTTGCTGTCTGCAAACTCGCCAGTAGATGCCACTAagtcctacacactggtcctttaaagagTCAAAACTTGTGAAAACAAACTCTTCAGCAGACCTGCAGTACGGACTTTTCATTTCCCACGAACCCCCGTGTGAAGTGTAGATTCACTGTCGTATGTTGGCTTCACTGAGTAATGCTTATTAAGCTTTGCTGCTGAGATGCTCGTCCACTGACTCCTGATAGCTGGTCTCAACCTGTTGAACTCCATTGGAATGCATATGTTTatactgaaatgtgtgttttctatgtTCCACAGCCATCCATCTTAACTTGAAATTAAAGTTTATTATCAATCTCTGTACTGTATggagtcctttttttttttttttttgcttgtctGCTTGAATGACTTGAAACCATTTCAACTTGAAAACTGAGTGATAACTGAAATGATTGTTTAGGGTTTGCTCAGTCTTTTCAATCAATCAGTAATAGTCTACTAGTAAAATGTGTAATATGAAAAGTGTTGCTTGAAGTGAATTATCACATATTCTGCAGTTCCACTCAGCTTTGTGGAGCATGTCAGCctttcagctaattgttttggttttagcaTCGTTGCTGTTCTCAGTGGAAAAAGTGGAGcagtcacttcctgctcagcacaaaacagcagacGGACACAGCTACAGTGTAGCTGGTGGAGCATTCTGCACTTCAAGAACCTGatttttccctcaggagttggtggagaccaaaaacagctacAAGGAGAGAGAATATTGATTTAAAAACTCCTCATTTTAGTACCCATTGCTTCTGCTAACTCATTTCAAGTTCATGATTCCCCCCAGCTCACTGCTGATGATGTGCAGGTGGAAGGAAATCTAGAAACGAAACTCAAAACATTCAGATGTTTAGTTATTGGGGTCAGTTCTTAAGAGGCCACACTGATCGCAATTATGTCCGTGTATATATTTAACTAAACAAGCACCACTGTCGaaatatttaattttacagGAAGAGTATAAGACTGACAACAGCATAAGTTTAATCTCTTTGAGGGGGAACAGAGATTCCAACATAACCAGTGTGAATGCTTAACTTTTccactttgagctgctggtggaAATGTGTGACTATTTTGGTCCaaataattaattgaaaaaCGACGGACTTGATCAATAGgtgaaaagcagtgttttagGAGCCGCTCCATTCCATGAGAATCCACGCCTTTCTTTGCGCATGTCCCTTCCTCTCCACCTTTAAAAGCATCAGGAatgaagaaaagggaagaaagggaGGCGACAGAGAGGGAGGCGACCGCACAAATACAATGAGCTCAGAAACTGAGAACGACAATCCGAAGGCCGACTATCTCCGATCCGAAGTGAACTATTGCCCGGACTCCCCCGTCTCCTCTTCTCCGGAATCTGGGCAGCTGAGCAGGAGGCGGGACACCCAGACCACCAGCGGCAGCATCATCCCGGAGGAGAGCGGCAGCATCCAGCCCTTGGTCTCCTCAGCCGCGGCCGCCGCCTGCATCATGACATCGGGGGAGTTCATCCAGACCGCTCCCCTGCTGGCGCACAAATCCAAGAGGAGCCTGCTGTACAAGGcgctctgcttcctcctccttatCTTCCAGGGCGGCATTCTGGACTTCtacctcatcatcttcaccgACCTATACTGGTGCTCATGGATAGCCACGGACCTGGTCGTGATCTCGGGCTGGGGGATTTTCTTCATGAAGAACGCGCGGAGCAAGAGGGAGCGGGCCTGCGGCTTCCACCAGAAGAGCTCCATCTTCGGCTGCAACCTCGGGGAGTTCACCTACGCATACCTGGCCTGGCTCATCTATGTCATCGCCTGCACTCCGAAGGTGGTGCTCATTCTGGAGACCTCCATACTGGACCTGATCGCGCTCAAGGTCCCGTGCGGAGTGACCGGCTTCAAGATCATCATGCTGCTGTCCGCGCCGCTGCTCTTCTGCCTCATCAACTCCATCATCGAGGATTTAAACGGGGCGACACGGCATCACTCCCAGAGTTGCTTCATGAGCACCTGCCTGGACCTGCTGGACAGCTTCACACTGGTGGAGATGCTACTAAGGAACGAGATCCCCACCGTCTACCTGAAGTACACCGTCATCTCGGTGTATTTTGTGGCCCTGGCGGTACCGGTTATCTGGCTCTACGAGCTGACGGCGTCGGAGCTGCGCTGCCGGTGGCTGTGGGCCCGCTTCTCCACGGGCCTGGTGGTCAACGCACCCCTGCTGGTGGTCAGGTGTTTCCAGGTCTACGTCTACAAgatgcctgtgtctgtgttcatgttcaAAAACATCTTCTTCTTAGTGTGTAAGTT contains:
- the tmem121b gene encoding transmembrane protein 121B, translating into MRIHAFLCACPFLSTFKSIRNEEKGRKGGDREGGDRTNTMSSETENDNPKADYLRSEVNYCPDSPVSSSPESGQLSRRRDTQTTSGSIIPEESGSIQPLVSSAAAAACIMTSGEFIQTAPLLAHKSKRSLLYKALCFLLLIFQGGILDFYLIIFTDLYWCSWIATDLVVISGWGIFFMKNARSKRERACGFHQKSSIFGCNLGEFTYAYLAWLIYVIACTPKVVLILETSILDLIALKVPCGVTGFKIIMLLSAPLLFCLINSIIEDLNGATRHHSQSCFMSTCLDLLDSFTLVEMLLRNEIPTVYLKYTVISVYFVALAVPVIWLYELTASELRCRWLWARFSTGLVVNAPLLVVRCFQVYVYKMPVSVFMFKNIFFLVCKFLELVEQCVAVQGVRRLTSGSNPAQFSHCVSENDMCPHGYVNTLAVTQS